A region of Chitinophaga horti DNA encodes the following proteins:
- a CDS encoding TlpA family protein disulfide reductase, whose protein sequence is MKKICLSLILLAGLDSHAQHLSFSGVITPSHPVPVSDTYDGLYWKQNTVFLEPDTAGRFYKVIAAASPKWLWLGEEERRKLILLSPGRSLDIALNHGQCTFSGTAQPENDLIASLKLETTKHLPFIKETGYTASPIDSIIRFKLPGMLHMMDSVQQLVQRAALPESVRQIVRTEVKYYYAKAIAGDLAYWLNRGHNREAFHLRFIDTVQSYFPVPSAEELAVSNTANAYLAELFSQRAWKAFYTYQKTRNDSLFLATTGTSMAVLRKAVESSSEVPVFTKQLRALLPPYAWERHMNNVLYRFCRTGQLEEATQLLAFIREHTKDAQLLADAAAMYAPVKLARDANAGSRQIRIRPDYQSVSSMDAILAPYSGKVVLIDLWGTWCPPCIREMVYGPALKKRFEGKDVIFLYIARDEDDDDGKWRDFILVNNVAGEHIRMNKQEIGMVWDALGVKEEDRSYPRYVIVDKAGKIVVKEAKRPGDGEALYREVMDVLR, encoded by the coding sequence ATGAAAAAAATATGTCTCTCATTGATCCTGCTGGCCGGGTTAGATAGTCATGCACAACACCTGTCATTCTCCGGTGTTATTACCCCGTCGCATCCCGTTCCGGTATCCGATACCTATGACGGCTTATACTGGAAACAGAATACTGTGTTTTTAGAACCGGATACAGCCGGCCGGTTTTATAAGGTAATCGCTGCTGCAAGCCCCAAATGGCTTTGGCTGGGAGAGGAGGAGCGGCGTAAGCTGATATTACTGAGTCCTGGCAGGTCATTGGATATTGCCCTGAATCACGGACAATGCACGTTTTCCGGCACCGCGCAACCAGAGAATGATCTCATTGCCTCCCTGAAGCTGGAAACGACGAAGCATCTGCCCTTTATTAAAGAAACCGGTTACACGGCAAGTCCTATTGACTCTATCATTCGCTTTAAACTGCCCGGGATGCTTCATATGATGGATTCCGTACAACAACTGGTACAGCGTGCAGCATTGCCGGAGTCAGTAAGGCAGATTGTGCGTACAGAAGTAAAATACTATTATGCTAAAGCGATAGCAGGCGACCTGGCATACTGGTTAAATCGTGGCCATAACCGCGAAGCTTTTCACTTGCGTTTCATCGACACCGTACAATCTTATTTTCCCGTACCGTCAGCGGAAGAACTTGCGGTCAGTAATACAGCCAATGCCTATCTTGCCGAGCTGTTTTCTCAACGAGCCTGGAAAGCCTTTTATACCTATCAGAAAACCCGTAACGACAGCCTGTTCCTGGCGACTACGGGTACCAGCATGGCCGTCTTGCGCAAGGCGGTAGAAAGCAGCAGCGAGGTGCCTGTATTCACGAAACAGCTGCGTGCACTCTTGCCTCCCTACGCCTGGGAGCGACATATGAATAACGTCCTGTATCGCTTCTGCCGGACCGGTCAATTGGAGGAAGCGACTCAACTGCTCGCGTTCATCCGGGAGCACACGAAAGATGCACAGCTGCTGGCCGATGCGGCTGCGATGTATGCGCCTGTGAAACTTGCACGCGATGCCAATGCGGGCAGCCGTCAGATTCGCATCCGTCCCGATTACCAGTCTGTCAGCTCGATGGACGCAATACTCGCACCTTACAGCGGTAAAGTCGTACTGATCGATCTCTGGGGAACCTGGTGCCCGCCATGCATTCGGGAAATGGTCTACGGGCCAGCGTTGAAAAAAAGATTCGAAGGCAAGGATGTGATATTTCTTTACATCGCAAGGGATGAGGATGACGATGATGGAAAGTGGCGTGATTTCATCCTTGTGAACAATGTGGCCGGTGAACATATTCGCATGAATAAGCAGGAAATCGGGATGGTGTGGGATGCATTAGGCGTGAAGGAAGAAGACAGGAGTTATCCGCGGTATGTGATTGTTGATAAGGCCGGCAAGATTGTGGTGAAGGAAGCGAAGCGGCCGGGCGATGGGGAGGCGTTGTATCGGGAAGTGATGGACGTATTGCGTTAA
- a CDS encoding RNA polymerase sigma factor — protein MDDQYVARVLAGDTDAYRYFLRTYQDMAFSLAMSILKDEFLAEEAAQDAFVKAFASLGSFAGKSSFKTWFYRIVLNAAFAKRKKQQKEWIEFQAGYDEELADDDAMAKMSEDEQAWLVNEGLKRLTEKEAVVLRLFYLEDEPIKSVSDITGWSEANVKVILHRARKNMLSVFKKLLKHE, from the coding sequence ATGGATGATCAGTATGTGGCCAGGGTACTGGCCGGGGATACGGATGCCTACCGGTATTTTCTACGAACTTACCAGGACATGGCGTTTTCGCTCGCTATGTCGATTTTGAAGGATGAATTTCTGGCTGAAGAGGCCGCGCAGGATGCATTTGTGAAAGCTTTCGCATCACTGGGTTCGTTTGCAGGTAAGTCGAGCTTTAAAACATGGTTTTATCGCATCGTATTGAATGCTGCGTTTGCGAAACGTAAGAAACAGCAAAAGGAATGGATTGAATTTCAGGCTGGATATGATGAAGAGCTGGCAGATGATGATGCCATGGCGAAGATGAGTGAGGACGAACAGGCCTGGCTGGTCAACGAGGGGTTGAAGCGTTTGACCGAGAAGGAAGCAGTGGTTTTAAGATTGTTTTATCTCGAAGATGAACCTATAAAAAGCGTCTCCGATATAACCGGCTGGAGTGAAGCCAATGTAAAAGTAATCCTGCACCGCGCCCGCAAGAATATGTTGAGTGTATTTAAAAAATTGCTGAAACATGAATGA
- a CDS encoding DUF6249 domain-containing protein: MEIRDLFSLLCFTSCILIFLAWFFSHTARHKERLLMIEKGMNPDAEGSARPNARKALFKLAVVVIGLSIGLALIGILAEFERLGRSGAIPISILGLCGGIALIIANHLSKPKN; encoded by the coding sequence ATGGAAATTCGCGACCTCTTCAGTCTTCTTTGTTTCACCAGCTGTATTTTGATTTTCCTTGCCTGGTTTTTTTCCCATACTGCCCGGCATAAGGAACGCCTGCTGATGATCGAGAAGGGGATGAACCCGGATGCCGAGGGAAGTGCCCGCCCGAATGCCCGGAAAGCGTTGTTCAAACTGGCGGTTGTGGTGATAGGCCTGAGCATAGGATTAGCCTTGATAGGTATTCTTGCGGAGTTTGAAAGGCTGGGACGTTCCGGGGCAATCCCGATCAGCATCCTTGGCTTGTGTGGTGGTATTGCTCTTATAATAGCCAACCATTTGTCAAAACCCAAAAACTAA
- a CDS encoding sensor histidine kinase gives MKLFLLCLLGSCYLPLFAQSVSRDQLMKGKAWYGPTDTLLVKEMLKLAERCLRKPGERVADLDSATVLVGNAMKAAKVIGYPSGLLAARDLELDVAGEARNPNILIARWNEADLVYRCYLAKNICWIYLGIGDRRNADTLLFYAKQMQEFARKAGLPDVVNEAEYFLARGQLLAGELGKAKEHVLHLANYHRTRNDPGNELFTWITMAGFLPPEDTVYPSRIYISEQIVKLARRLGRKEELSGWLYLQGKEWMRRGRVEEAHSVLREANDKFVPSGWARRPQVLDLLSKVHLIKANADSALYYATAALDTSLVIDKDRTVHNYLRGRLADVHMAFGRGQSAYDAIAAITGNNPDYKGNDWFYILAQSLLVRKSKGPAAAIDYLTGKLAASPITDPVAKLQYDFAIAKFYLSNNNPEMARRHYLMVVPPPVPLGDDYINLLLDAYTGLAIISMRERKWEEAQGYLARTDSLPQGKIPINGRITLARMYFQLDTARGNYYAALQHHIRYKRLSDSAYDLEKGRQAEELNIQYATERQKRMLAERGREIAWLNDRALLREALFEKTQLAAKQQIDIQQQSIEAAISRAKQQGDSLKHTRDTYGLLNKEWLLQKKLLAQTQHTRDLVVVGGVLLTLLLALSYNRYRLKRRINRQLEHQRDVIAQKNRSLEKLVHEKDWLLKEVHHRVKNNLQVVMSLLNTQSFYLQDDAAISAIRDSQRRVNAISLIHQKLYQSENAGVVDMRAYIQELVAYLREYSEEQQVHFVMDVAPVVLNISQALPIGLILNEAVTNAFKYAFNGPGVITITLVEEDEHLVLTIADNGKGFEEKGSEESTLGMSLMTGLVNDIDGTLQMENKGGAVITVRFPADVVVAPGI, from the coding sequence ATGAAGCTGTTTCTTTTATGCCTGCTCGGTAGTTGTTATCTGCCACTTTTCGCTCAGTCCGTCAGCCGTGACCAGCTGATGAAGGGCAAGGCGTGGTATGGGCCTACAGACACTTTGCTGGTAAAGGAAATGCTGAAGCTGGCAGAGCGTTGCCTGCGGAAGCCCGGCGAGCGCGTGGCAGACTTAGATTCTGCCACTGTATTGGTCGGGAATGCGATGAAAGCGGCGAAGGTGATTGGCTACCCGTCAGGCCTGCTGGCTGCCCGGGACCTGGAGTTGGATGTGGCGGGCGAAGCACGTAATCCCAACATCCTCATCGCTCGCTGGAACGAAGCAGACTTAGTCTATCGTTGTTATCTTGCAAAGAATATCTGCTGGATTTACCTGGGCATCGGGGATCGGCGAAATGCAGACACCCTGTTGTTTTACGCGAAGCAGATGCAGGAGTTTGCGAGGAAGGCCGGTTTGCCGGATGTGGTGAACGAAGCTGAATACTTCCTGGCCAGGGGACAGTTGCTGGCAGGCGAACTCGGGAAAGCAAAGGAACATGTACTTCACCTGGCCAATTATCACCGTACCAGGAATGATCCGGGCAACGAGCTGTTTACCTGGATCACGATGGCTGGTTTTCTACCGCCGGAAGACACCGTTTATCCTTCCAGGATTTATATTAGTGAACAGATCGTGAAACTCGCCAGGCGACTGGGCAGGAAAGAGGAGTTGTCGGGCTGGTTATATCTCCAGGGCAAAGAGTGGATGAGACGCGGTAGGGTCGAAGAGGCGCATTCCGTGCTGCGTGAGGCCAATGATAAATTTGTTCCCTCCGGGTGGGCCCGTCGCCCCCAGGTACTCGACCTGCTGTCCAAAGTCCATCTTATAAAAGCCAATGCAGACAGTGCGCTGTATTATGCGACTGCTGCCCTGGATACCTCGCTGGTAATAGATAAAGATCGTACTGTACATAATTACCTTCGCGGACGCCTGGCTGATGTACATATGGCTTTTGGCAGGGGACAGTCTGCCTACGACGCTATTGCTGCCATCACCGGTAATAATCCGGATTACAAAGGGAACGATTGGTTTTACATCCTGGCCCAATCCTTATTGGTCAGAAAGTCGAAAGGTCCTGCGGCAGCAATTGATTATTTGACTGGTAAGCTTGCGGCCTCACCGATTACCGATCCCGTGGCGAAGCTGCAGTATGATTTTGCGATCGCTAAATTCTATCTCTCCAATAACAACCCGGAGATGGCCCGGAGGCATTACCTGATGGTCGTTCCTCCACCGGTGCCACTGGGCGATGATTATATTAATTTACTGCTGGATGCCTATACCGGGCTCGCGATAATCAGTATGCGGGAAAGAAAGTGGGAAGAGGCGCAAGGCTACCTGGCCAGGACCGACAGCCTGCCACAGGGTAAAATACCTATCAACGGTCGGATAACATTGGCCAGGATGTATTTCCAGTTAGATACTGCAAGGGGGAACTATTATGCTGCTTTACAACATCATATCCGGTATAAAAGGCTGAGTGATAGCGCCTATGACCTGGAGAAAGGAAGGCAGGCCGAAGAATTGAATATTCAATATGCAACTGAACGGCAAAAAAGGATGTTAGCGGAACGTGGTCGTGAAATAGCCTGGCTTAATGACAGGGCATTGCTGCGCGAAGCCCTGTTTGAAAAAACGCAGCTCGCCGCAAAACAGCAAATCGATATCCAGCAACAGTCCATCGAAGCCGCCATCAGTCGCGCCAAACAGCAGGGCGATTCGCTGAAGCACACCCGGGACACCTACGGCCTGTTAAATAAAGAATGGCTGTTACAGAAAAAACTGCTGGCGCAAACCCAACATACCCGCGACCTGGTGGTCGTAGGCGGCGTGTTACTCACCTTACTGCTCGCACTCAGCTACAACCGCTATCGCCTGAAAAGGCGCATTAACCGGCAATTGGAACACCAACGGGATGTGATCGCCCAAAAAAATAGAAGCCTCGAAAAGCTGGTGCACGAGAAAGACTGGCTGCTCAAAGAAGTACATCACCGCGTAAAAAATAACCTGCAGGTGGTGATGAGTCTCCTGAATACCCAATCCTTTTATCTCCAGGACGATGCGGCCATCTCCGCTATCCGGGACAGTCAGCGCCGGGTGAATGCCATTTCGCTCATCCATCAAAAGTTATATCAGTCCGAAAACGCCGGCGTGGTAGACATGCGCGCATATATACAGGAACTGGTAGCTTACCTGCGCGAATATTCCGAAGAGCAGCAGGTGCATTTTGTGATGGATGTGGCTCCCGTGGTGTTGAATATCAGCCAGGCCTTGCCGATAGGATTGATCCTGAACGAAGCAGTTACCAATGCTTTTAAGTACGCATTTAATGGTCCGGGTGTCATCACCATTACTTTGGTGGAAGAGGACGAACATTTAGTGCTGACGATCGCTGATAACGGTAAAGGCTTCGAGGAAAAAGGGAGTGAGGAGTCTACTTTGGGTATGAGTTTGATGACAGGACTGGTGAACGATATTGACGGCACCTTGCAGATGGAGAACAAGGGTGGAGCGGTGATAACAGTGCGGTTCCCAGCGGATGTAGTGGTTGCACCAGGGATCTGA
- a CDS encoding DUF6055 domain-containing protein, whose amino-acid sequence MKKLLLIILFLSIRWTAYSKSVYYPTQFSSAPWNEWNPNYKYESTNFVIFWGAKVGANPATYADANLRFDPAAIAANLEASYNYFVNTVGFHDGSGKLGLYKMIIVMNDTYNGAGGPTGWAFGGAYDEMIGAMWIHPNATRDPYVIAHELAHAFQSQNRIDFKPTGGGFNNYEPAGFFWEAHANYMRCLQYPTFASDDLPRWLMTRHFHLASTRHHYSTFKWLMNIQQNFGGVNTVNRLWRESNANETAMETWRRISGWTQAQLCTNMYDYAKREVNFDYPAQGFGADIRAQINIYKTSAAENHWLWREHTILTQISATTNRYIVPKYMAPQDYGMNIIPLHPNCSSNTVHVKFKGHTEVNGQAGWRWGFVEVLSNGTTSVYGATQSSSDGEATYTLTNASSKLYLVVMGAPTAKHDYVWEPGHPRIHRYPYELRIENAMPEGYQPNFRADLKALYPGSAHPNGGGWVASTATVAASVYVGPKAVVVGTSNLTGSVTVNGTARLQNVTAGNSVSFTGNCNVYGGNYSGTAQVTDAAVLFNSTVSGNAIIKENGWGYGVTYGGSNVIVGGDAEIGSCSTGGTYLQTPHGNNGRNNCDGLGATHSSNIDINSSYSNFSDAQMAWTAIGCGGGPVPGNIAPLATATTSYVSPWETIAALNDGFTPANSNDKSNGAYGNWNNPNSTQWVQYTWPASYTISSVQVYWFDDNGGVLTPTTATLQYYNTSTNAWVNVGAVPLTKNAFNTLAVPNVTTDRLRINMLNTTQSTGLLEWRVTGTPASSLMSEIAVAPKVTAVASEAGLTVYPNPVQSAFQVNLTGFKPEEDVTISIFDVQGKVVFKQNVLKQRTVKLNKSQVAGGSGLFLINAEGLSGRATGKVILNR is encoded by the coding sequence ATGAAAAAACTTTTGCTCATTATCCTTTTCTTGTCGATCCGATGGACCGCTTATAGTAAAAGCGTGTACTATCCCACTCAATTTAGCTCTGCTCCGTGGAATGAATGGAACCCTAATTACAAGTATGAATCTACTAACTTCGTGATTTTCTGGGGCGCGAAAGTAGGTGCTAATCCCGCTACTTATGCAGATGCGAATCTGCGTTTCGATCCCGCGGCGATAGCGGCTAACCTCGAAGCCAGCTACAATTACTTTGTGAATACCGTTGGGTTTCACGATGGCTCTGGTAAGCTGGGGTTGTACAAGATGATCATCGTGATGAATGATACCTATAACGGCGCCGGCGGCCCTACGGGTTGGGCTTTCGGCGGTGCATACGATGAAATGATCGGCGCGATGTGGATACATCCTAACGCTACACGCGACCCCTATGTGATTGCGCATGAACTGGCGCACGCGTTCCAGAGTCAGAACCGTATTGACTTTAAGCCGACTGGCGGTGGCTTCAATAACTATGAGCCGGCTGGCTTCTTCTGGGAAGCACATGCCAACTATATGCGTTGTCTCCAGTATCCTACCTTCGCGAGTGATGATTTACCCCGCTGGCTGATGACCCGCCATTTTCACCTGGCCTCTACCCGTCACCATTACAGCACTTTTAAATGGTTGATGAACATCCAGCAGAACTTCGGTGGCGTAAACACCGTGAACCGCCTCTGGCGCGAATCGAATGCCAACGAAACAGCGATGGAAACATGGCGGCGCATCAGCGGGTGGACGCAGGCACAATTGTGTACGAATATGTATGACTACGCCAAACGTGAAGTAAATTTCGATTATCCCGCGCAGGGTTTTGGGGCGGATATCAGGGCGCAGATCAACATCTACAAAACCTCCGCTGCGGAAAATCACTGGCTCTGGCGGGAACATACGATCCTCACTCAAATCAGTGCCACCACTAACCGGTACATCGTTCCCAAATACATGGCCCCGCAGGATTATGGAATGAATATTATTCCGCTGCATCCTAATTGTTCGTCCAACACGGTGCACGTGAAGTTCAAGGGCCATACCGAAGTGAACGGCCAGGCAGGCTGGCGCTGGGGTTTTGTGGAGGTATTGTCGAACGGTACCACATCGGTATACGGCGCTACGCAGTCCAGCTCCGATGGCGAGGCTACCTACACGCTTACGAATGCATCTTCCAAATTGTATCTCGTGGTGATGGGCGCACCTACGGCCAAGCACGATTATGTATGGGAGCCTGGTCATCCGCGTATTCACCGCTATCCGTACGAGCTGCGTATCGAAAATGCCATGCCGGAAGGTTACCAGCCAAACTTCCGCGCCGATCTGAAGGCGCTGTACCCGGGCAGCGCGCATCCGAATGGAGGCGGCTGGGTAGCCAGTACGGCCACGGTAGCGGCCTCGGTGTATGTGGGGCCGAAAGCGGTGGTAGTGGGCACGTCTAACCTTACGGGCAGCGTAACGGTAAATGGTACCGCCCGACTGCAAAACGTGACGGCCGGTAACTCGGTTTCCTTTACCGGTAATTGTAATGTGTACGGCGGTAATTACTCCGGTACCGCCCAGGTGACCGATGCGGCGGTACTGTTCAATAGTACAGTATCGGGTAATGCGATCATCAAAGAAAATGGCTGGGGATACGGCGTTACGTATGGCGGCTCCAACGTAATCGTGGGCGGCGATGCGGAGATCGGCAGCTGTTCTACCGGCGGCACTTACCTGCAAACACCACACGGTAACAACGGCCGTAACAATTGCGACGGACTCGGTGCCACACACAGCTCCAATATCGACATCAACAGCAGTTATTCCAACTTCTCCGACGCGCAAATGGCATGGACGGCCATCGGCTGCGGCGGCGGACCAGTGCCCGGCAACATCGCCCCATTGGCCACTGCTACTACTTCCTACGTGTCGCCCTGGGAAACGATTGCCGCGCTGAACGACGGCTTTACGCCGGCTAATTCCAACGATAAATCCAACGGCGCCTACGGTAACTGGAACAATCCTAACTCCACCCAATGGGTGCAGTATACCTGGCCAGCCAGCTACACGATCAGCAGTGTACAGGTATATTGGTTTGATGACAATGGAGGCGTGTTAACACCAACAACGGCCACGCTTCAGTATTACAATACCAGCACGAATGCCTGGGTGAACGTAGGGGCGGTGCCTTTAACCAAAAACGCCTTCAATACGCTGGCGGTGCCGAATGTTACGACGGACCGGCTGCGCATCAACATGTTAAATACGACGCAATCCACCGGGCTGCTCGAATGGCGGGTAACGGGCACGCCGGCATCGTCGCTGATGTCTGAAATAGCAGTGGCGCCTAAAGTGACGGCAGTAGCATCGGAGGCAGGTCTTACGGTGTATCCGAACCCGGTGCAGTCTGCGTTCCAGGTGAACTTAACGGGCTTCAAGCCGGAAGAAGATGTGACGATCTCGATCTTTGATGTGCAGGGCAAGGTGGTGTTTAAACAGAATGTGTTGAAGCAACGTACCGTGAAACTCAATAAATCACAAGTTGCGGGCGGCAGCGGACTTTTCCTCATCAACGCGGAAGGATTGTCGGGCCGGGCGACCGGTAAGGTGATATTGAACCGCTGA
- a CDS encoding RluA family pseudouridine synthase, with protein sequence MPPKSVANQVEHSDTQHKITYFPEQSVSETSLPERFTFPFYYEPHPLARLAAADLQRRLEQQTDLDHNFGLEEDQDGLVIGKMFGVLVVQDAQGRLGYLSGFSGKLAGTNDHGEFVPPVFDMLAEGSFFLEEQANISQINTKIEDIESSEKYLFLKASMQALESEYEKAIAEAKRVLKQNKARRKQLRLQQKPLLSQADYEIFEADLIKQSLRDKHLFNVLHAEWEQRLAAMQADLSAYHLDDLKAERKERSAALQQRLFEAYSFLNIAGKSKSLQAIFTPTAFGKPPAGAGECATPKLLQFAFTHGYKPLAMAEFWWGSAPTSEIRKHKQFYPACMGKCKPILEHMLEGMAVDDNPLLQTPEKGLALDIVFEDDSFVVVNKPPGLRSVPGINVADSVYSRLKQAWGEVEPGIIHRLDMDTSGLLVVAKTPEAHKDIQRQFLKRTVTKRYRAILSGVIGPSEGQVDLPLYGDVLNRPRQLVCFVNGKRSVTNWKVVERYADTTRIDFWPLTGRTHQLRMHAAHELGLNTPIVGDELYGTGADRMCLHAAYLQFIHPVTKLPVSFEVPEAF encoded by the coding sequence TTGCCGCCTAAATCAGTCGCAAACCAGGTGGAGCATTCCGATACGCAGCACAAAATCACCTATTTCCCGGAGCAGTCGGTGAGTGAAACTTCACTCCCCGAACGTTTCACGTTTCCCTTCTACTATGAGCCGCATCCGCTGGCCCGCTTAGCCGCGGCAGACCTGCAACGCCGCCTGGAGCAGCAAACCGATCTTGATCATAACTTCGGATTGGAAGAAGATCAGGACGGCCTCGTTATCGGGAAAATGTTCGGCGTACTGGTGGTACAGGATGCACAGGGCCGCCTGGGTTACTTATCCGGCTTCTCCGGCAAGCTGGCCGGTACGAACGATCACGGGGAGTTTGTGCCGCCCGTGTTCGATATGCTCGCCGAGGGCAGCTTCTTCCTGGAAGAGCAGGCTAATATCAGCCAGATCAATACGAAAATAGAAGACATCGAATCCTCCGAAAAATATCTTTTCCTAAAAGCTTCCATGCAGGCTTTAGAAAGTGAATATGAGAAAGCCATCGCCGAAGCAAAAAGAGTATTGAAGCAAAACAAGGCGCGGCGGAAACAACTGCGTCTCCAGCAAAAGCCGCTGTTAAGTCAGGCTGACTATGAAATATTCGAGGCGGATCTTATCAAACAAAGTCTGCGCGATAAACACCTTTTCAATGTACTGCACGCGGAATGGGAACAGCGGCTGGCTGCCATGCAAGCTGACTTGTCAGCCTACCACCTGGACGACTTAAAAGCAGAACGTAAAGAACGCTCGGCCGCCCTGCAGCAGCGCCTTTTCGAAGCTTATTCCTTTCTCAATATTGCAGGTAAAAGTAAAAGTCTGCAAGCGATATTTACACCTACCGCATTCGGTAAACCGCCCGCAGGGGCAGGGGAGTGTGCCACACCTAAGTTGCTGCAGTTCGCATTTACACATGGTTACAAGCCGCTCGCCATGGCGGAGTTCTGGTGGGGCTCGGCGCCTACCTCCGAAATCAGGAAACATAAACAGTTTTACCCGGCCTGCATGGGCAAGTGTAAGCCCATTCTCGAACATATGCTCGAAGGCATGGCGGTGGATGATAATCCGCTGCTGCAAACACCCGAAAAAGGATTGGCGCTGGATATCGTTTTTGAAGATGATAGCTTCGTCGTAGTGAACAAGCCGCCCGGACTTCGTTCCGTGCCCGGCATCAATGTGGCAGATTCTGTGTACAGTCGCCTGAAGCAGGCCTGGGGAGAGGTGGAACCAGGCATCATTCACCGCCTCGATATGGATACTTCCGGGTTGCTGGTGGTGGCTAAAACGCCGGAAGCACATAAGGACATCCAGCGGCAGTTTCTCAAACGTACGGTCACTAAACGTTATCGCGCAATATTGTCGGGCGTGATCGGGCCATCCGAAGGGCAGGTAGATCTGCCACTGTATGGGGATGTGTTAAACCGTCCGAGGCAGCTGGTATGTTTCGTGAATGGCAAACGCAGCGTGACGAACTGGAAAGTGGTGGAGCGATATGCGGATACGACGCGCATTGACTTCTGGCCGCTCACTGGCAGAACACACCAGTTACGCATGCACGCTGCGCATGAACTGGGCTTGAACACGCCCATCGTCGGCGATGAACTCTATGGCACCGGGGCGGATCGCATGTGCCTCCATGCGGCCTATCTTCAGTTTATACATCCTGTTACGAAACTTCCTGTCAGCTTTGAAGTGCCGGAGGCATTTTAG